From a single Rhodococcus qingshengii JCM 15477 genomic region:
- a CDS encoding TIGR04338 family metallohydrolase: MRDTQRSAVYEAETLVRTMFDRADQRGLRSVEVMGSTITLPVERKFGSVESVQAYCDQLLGLNWVRETWTRATIPVSVRSRGGNAAAHYSNDVIAVPDDRDGRWALREFVVLHELAHHLGDPTSDEASHGPEFVDRYTSLVGEIIGPEAAFVLRAMFLAGGVRTD; the protein is encoded by the coding sequence GTGAGGGATACGCAGCGGAGCGCCGTCTACGAGGCAGAGACGTTGGTGCGCACCATGTTCGATCGCGCCGACCAGCGTGGACTTCGGAGCGTCGAGGTCATGGGTTCCACCATCACCTTGCCGGTCGAGCGCAAATTCGGTTCCGTGGAGTCGGTCCAGGCGTACTGCGATCAGCTACTCGGGCTGAATTGGGTACGGGAGACCTGGACTCGCGCAACCATTCCGGTGTCCGTACGCTCCCGCGGCGGCAATGCCGCCGCTCACTACTCGAACGACGTCATCGCCGTCCCGGACGACCGTGACGGCCGGTGGGCGCTACGCGAATTCGTTGTCTTGCACGAACTGGCGCACCACCTCGGCGACCCCACTTCCGACGAGGCTTCCCACGGGCCCGAGTTCGTCGACCGCTACACCAGCCTTGTCGGCGAGATCATCGGGCCCGAGGCGGCCTTCGTTCTTCGAGCGATGTTCCTTGCCGGTGGTGTTCGAACGGACTAG
- a CDS encoding helix-turn-helix domain-containing protein has protein sequence MDAPRRLVLVKGESELPDPAVAVRKPPLIREAYGRVLREVRRDQDRTLDDVAAKVGMSKQYLSEIERGKKEPSSEILRAICEALGMPLEHLLFRAGNRIVALNSLTFGHSPSPISGPVLMAA, from the coding sequence ATGGATGCGCCGCGCAGACTGGTCCTGGTCAAGGGTGAGTCGGAACTCCCCGATCCGGCTGTTGCCGTGCGCAAACCCCCACTGATTCGTGAAGCCTACGGACGAGTGCTGCGGGAGGTTCGACGCGATCAGGACCGAACTCTCGACGACGTAGCCGCAAAGGTCGGGATGTCGAAGCAATACCTCTCCGAGATCGAACGGGGCAAGAAGGAACCGTCGTCGGAAATTCTGCGCGCAATCTGCGAAGCGCTCGGGATGCCGCTCGAGCATCTACTGTTCCGAGCGGGCAACAGGATCGTTGCACTCAACTCCCTCACCTTCGGGCACTCTCCCTCACCGATCTCGGGTCCCGTCCTGATGGCGGCCTAG
- a CDS encoding ATP-dependent Clp protease proteolytic subunit — protein sequence MSQYTIPSVIERTPTGERSFDIFSRLLNERIVFLGTEIDDGVANVVMAQMLHLQADNPDREIGLYINSPGGSTTAMLAIYDTMQFLKPTISTYCMGQAASAAAVLLAAGTPGHRHVLAHSRVLLHQPSTQGSGTISDLALQAAEILRIREQTEAILSKHTGQSVERLRKDTDRDRIFTADDAISYGLADTLIEGN from the coding sequence ATGTCCCAGTACACGATTCCCAGTGTCATCGAGCGAACACCAACGGGTGAGCGATCTTTCGACATCTTCAGCAGGCTGCTCAACGAACGCATCGTCTTTCTCGGCACAGAGATCGACGACGGCGTCGCCAACGTCGTGATGGCTCAGATGCTGCATCTGCAAGCCGACAACCCGGATCGCGAAATCGGTTTGTACATAAACTCTCCCGGCGGTTCCACCACGGCGATGCTCGCGATCTACGACACCATGCAGTTCTTGAAGCCGACGATTTCGACGTACTGCATGGGTCAAGCGGCTTCGGCTGCTGCGGTGCTTCTCGCCGCCGGCACTCCGGGCCATCGGCATGTTCTCGCCCATTCGCGGGTGCTGCTGCATCAACCGTCGACGCAAGGTAGCGGCACCATCTCGGACCTCGCACTTCAAGCAGCCGAGATCCTGAGAATCCGGGAGCAGACCGAGGCGATTCTGAGTAAGCACACCGGTCAGAGCGTCGAGCGATTGCGTAAGGACACCGATCGCGACAGGATCTTCACTGCCGACGACGCAATTTCCTACGGGCTGGCCGACACCCTCATCGAAGGGAACTGA
- a CDS encoding ClpP family protease — protein MTTEAPTDTGYRDLLTDRLFRQRTILLTGEVNDAMAERVCSELVLLATTDPKRDVVLYINSPGGSVFAGLAIYDTMKLIPNDVVTVAMGFAASMGQVLLCSGTHGKRISLAHSRIMMHQPSAGIGGTAVDIAIQAESLELMKRQSQEILAAETGRTVEEIETDSDRDRWFTAEQAREYGIVDRVVTSFAEIAPQATFPKIGL, from the coding sequence ATGACTACTGAAGCTCCCACCGATACCGGCTACCGTGACCTGTTGACAGACAGGCTCTTCCGACAGCGAACCATTCTGCTCACCGGCGAGGTCAACGACGCCATGGCCGAACGTGTGTGTTCGGAACTGGTGCTCCTCGCCACCACCGACCCCAAGCGCGACGTCGTGCTCTACATCAATTCACCTGGCGGATCGGTGTTTGCCGGTCTGGCCATCTACGACACTATGAAGCTCATCCCCAATGACGTCGTGACGGTCGCGATGGGCTTCGCCGCCAGCATGGGCCAGGTGCTCCTCTGCTCCGGCACCCACGGCAAGCGAATCAGCCTGGCGCACAGCCGCATCATGATGCACCAACCTTCGGCGGGTATCGGTGGCACTGCGGTGGACATTGCGATCCAGGCCGAGAGCCTCGAGCTGATGAAGCGTCAATCGCAGGAAATCCTCGCCGCCGAAACGGGCCGGACCGTCGAAGAGATCGAGACCGACAGCGATCGGGATCGCTGGTTCACCGCCGAGCAGGCGCGCGAGTACGGAATCGTCGACCGCGTCGTGACGTCCTTCGCCGAGATAGCACCGCAAGCCACCTTCCCCAAGATCGGATTGTGA
- a CDS encoding LLM class F420-dependent oxidoreductase, with product MTRPVRIGVQLQPQHAPDYGLIRDAVLRSEDAGVDIVFNWDHFYPLTGDPDGAHFECWTMLGAWAEQTERVEIGALVTGGGYRNPDLLADMARTVDHISGGRLILGIGAGWFEKDYDQFGYDFGTPGSRLKLLGEYLPRITGRLAKGNPPPTRNIPVLIGGGGEKKTLRLVAEYADVWHSFGDRETHLRKSDILSDHCADVGRNPLEVEHSVPWPGLENAADLVADGVSLFTVGVSGPDYDLTTLAEAIGWRDDNTPPALSGLA from the coding sequence ATGACTCGTCCGGTACGCATCGGTGTTCAACTCCAACCCCAGCACGCACCCGATTACGGGTTGATACGCGACGCCGTCTTGCGGTCCGAGGACGCCGGGGTGGACATCGTCTTCAACTGGGACCACTTCTACCCGTTGACCGGCGATCCCGACGGCGCACACTTCGAATGCTGGACCATGCTCGGCGCCTGGGCCGAGCAGACCGAACGCGTCGAGATCGGCGCCCTGGTCACCGGTGGTGGCTACCGCAATCCGGATCTGCTGGCCGACATGGCGCGAACCGTCGACCACATCAGCGGTGGGCGCCTGATCCTCGGTATCGGTGCCGGCTGGTTCGAGAAGGACTACGACCAGTTCGGATACGACTTCGGCACTCCCGGTTCACGGCTGAAACTGCTGGGCGAATACCTCCCCCGCATCACGGGCCGCCTGGCGAAGGGCAACCCGCCGCCGACGCGCAACATCCCGGTCCTCATCGGCGGTGGCGGCGAGAAGAAGACCCTGCGCCTGGTCGCCGAGTACGCCGACGTCTGGCACAGCTTCGGCGACCGTGAGACACACCTTCGCAAGTCAGACATCCTCTCCGACCATTGCGCCGACGTGGGCCGGAACCCGCTGGAAGTAGAGCACTCGGTTCCGTGGCCTGGGCTCGAGAATGCTGCTGACCTGGTCGCCGACGGTGTCTCGCTCTTCACCGTCGGCGTCAGCGGACCGGACTACGACCTCACGACGCTTGCCGAGGCCATCGGTTGGCGCGACGACAACACGCCGCCTGCGTTGAGCGGGCTGGCCTGA
- a CDS encoding CaiB/BaiF CoA transferase family protein: MNSPTGPTPLAGVRVLDLSKILAGPYATMSLADLGADVTKIEHPEGGDPTRSWGPPFVGVDAAYYLAINRGKKSVTIDLKSTEGQEIIHRMLEETDVVVENFKPGSGLQKIFDYQALSERYPHLITLHISAFGEEGPLRDEPGYDMIAQAAGGLMSLTGEPGGAPMKSGFALGDLGAALFGLVGVLAALVERGRTGRGQYVTTSLYECQLAMHVNWATSYFATGERPTALGSGHPNLAPYQAFPASDGYFVVAVGNDAMWASLAEVIGRSELVTDQRFAHNRDRVENRESLERELTSAFAPETVEHWCALLAERAVPVSPIRHLDEIYSDPHTAALGMVGTVDHPTLGPLKQVAFPVNFSGQRPRLTSAPPVLGADNDEVLGTAQASPLNAGGVLSSRQPMASASVVRS; this comes from the coding sequence GTGAATTCTCCAACAGGACCCACACCCTTGGCTGGTGTCCGCGTGCTCGATCTGTCGAAGATCCTTGCCGGGCCGTACGCAACCATGTCGCTTGCCGATCTCGGTGCCGACGTCACCAAGATCGAACACCCTGAAGGCGGCGACCCCACGCGTTCGTGGGGGCCTCCCTTCGTCGGGGTCGATGCCGCCTACTATCTCGCGATCAACCGCGGTAAGAAGTCGGTCACGATCGACCTCAAGTCCACCGAAGGACAGGAGATCATCCACCGTATGCTCGAAGAGACCGATGTGGTCGTGGAGAACTTCAAGCCGGGCAGCGGATTACAGAAGATCTTCGACTACCAGGCGCTGTCCGAGCGATACCCGCATCTGATCACCTTGCACATCTCTGCCTTCGGTGAAGAAGGACCGCTGCGCGACGAACCGGGGTACGACATGATCGCGCAGGCCGCGGGTGGGCTCATGTCGCTCACCGGTGAACCGGGTGGTGCTCCGATGAAATCCGGGTTTGCGTTGGGAGACTTGGGCGCAGCGCTGTTCGGACTGGTCGGGGTGCTGGCTGCATTGGTCGAGCGAGGCCGGACCGGACGCGGACAGTACGTGACCACGTCGCTGTACGAGTGCCAACTCGCGATGCACGTGAATTGGGCGACCAGTTACTTCGCCACCGGTGAGCGCCCGACTGCGTTGGGCTCAGGTCATCCGAATCTTGCTCCGTATCAAGCATTTCCTGCCAGCGATGGGTACTTCGTCGTCGCTGTCGGCAACGACGCGATGTGGGCGTCGCTGGCCGAGGTCATCGGAAGGAGTGAACTGGTCACCGATCAGCGTTTTGCCCACAACCGCGACAGGGTGGAGAACCGCGAGAGTCTGGAACGAGAACTCACCAGCGCCTTCGCACCGGAGACCGTCGAACACTGGTGCGCTCTTCTCGCCGAACGCGCCGTACCGGTCTCACCGATCCGGCATCTCGACGAGATCTACTCCGATCCCCACACTGCCGCGCTCGGCATGGTCGGAACCGTCGACCATCCGACGCTCGGACCGTTGAAGCAAGTGGCCTTTCCGGTCAACTTCTCCGGCCAGAGGCCACGTCTGACGTCGGCGCCGCCCGTTCTCGGCGCCGACAACGACGAAGTCCTTGGTACCGCTCAGGCCAGCCCGCTCAACGCAGGCGGCGTGTTGTCGTCGCGCCAACCGATGGCCTCGGCAAGCGTCGTGAGGTCGTAG
- a CDS encoding acyl-CoA dehydrogenase family protein, with translation MNFAHTDPALTAVVDRWTAGADRETLNGLLDRLGRDAAGRLSELADIADKNPPVLQQFDKAGDRVDRISYHPAYLELCRAAYNEYGLSAMSHRKGLHGWDSVHPPLAKYLASYIFVQAEFGLACPVSMTDAAARTLRMFGDPAVFSPWIDALTSTDPEQAKTGAMFMTEIQAGTDIACTETRAERDGDGWVLTGKKWFASNPDADVIITLARFPGGQDGSTRGVGMFMVPKTLGSGERNNLTIDRLKDKLGTRSMPSGEVTLNRAHALQVGELDRGFRQMAEMVNTSRLSNAMRSSALMRRAVREAVEHSKSRVVFGKKLFDQPLMRATLLPLALDAEASLALVAYSAQCLQAADGGDEQARALIRVLTPIAKHFVCKRARVVTGEAMEVRGGNGYIEEWANARLVRDAHLGSIWEGSSNVIALDVLRCLRKFNSHRTVAEAMTDILSTVGPDCEAGAGVLLRRWEELVEEGDRLISGSDDAAQAASARYSDELARTVMATLLFDLADHGIRHGNGYRSLLVANSYLAGLVGKVPSAALGNLDVITDGGDVELDDARDVVAEFLSVAGGQR, from the coding sequence ATGAACTTTGCACACACCGACCCCGCTCTGACAGCGGTAGTGGACAGATGGACCGCCGGGGCGGACCGAGAGACGTTGAACGGATTGCTCGACCGACTGGGCCGAGATGCAGCCGGCCGTTTGTCCGAGCTTGCCGACATCGCAGACAAGAACCCGCCGGTGCTGCAGCAATTCGACAAGGCCGGTGACCGCGTCGACCGGATTTCCTATCACCCGGCCTACCTGGAACTGTGCCGGGCGGCGTACAACGAGTACGGCCTGTCCGCCATGTCGCACCGAAAAGGGTTGCACGGATGGGACTCCGTGCATCCGCCACTCGCGAAGTACCTCGCGTCGTACATCTTCGTGCAGGCAGAGTTCGGGCTGGCCTGCCCGGTGTCGATGACAGATGCTGCTGCGCGGACCCTGCGTATGTTCGGTGATCCGGCCGTGTTCTCGCCCTGGATCGACGCGTTGACGTCGACGGACCCCGAGCAGGCGAAGACGGGTGCGATGTTCATGACCGAGATTCAGGCAGGCACCGACATCGCCTGCACCGAAACACGCGCCGAGCGCGACGGTGACGGATGGGTTCTGACGGGCAAGAAGTGGTTCGCCTCCAACCCGGATGCCGATGTGATCATCACCCTCGCGAGATTCCCGGGCGGACAGGATGGTTCGACGCGTGGAGTCGGAATGTTCATGGTGCCCAAGACCTTGGGATCCGGCGAGCGCAACAACCTCACGATCGATCGTCTCAAGGACAAGCTGGGTACGCGTTCCATGCCGAGCGGCGAGGTGACGCTGAACCGCGCGCACGCACTCCAGGTCGGCGAACTCGATCGAGGATTCCGCCAGATGGCGGAGATGGTCAACACGTCTCGCCTGTCCAATGCGATGCGTTCGAGCGCTCTCATGCGCCGAGCAGTCCGCGAAGCCGTCGAACATTCGAAGAGTCGAGTCGTGTTCGGTAAGAAGCTCTTCGACCAGCCGCTGATGCGGGCGACGCTTCTTCCCCTTGCACTCGATGCCGAGGCTTCGCTGGCCCTGGTCGCGTACAGCGCACAGTGTCTTCAGGCAGCAGACGGCGGCGACGAACAGGCGCGCGCACTGATCAGGGTGCTGACACCGATCGCCAAACACTTTGTCTGCAAACGCGCGCGGGTGGTCACCGGCGAGGCCATGGAGGTGCGCGGAGGAAACGGCTACATCGAGGAATGGGCCAACGCGCGACTAGTGCGGGATGCCCACTTGGGCTCGATCTGGGAGGGCTCGAGCAATGTCATTGCGCTGGACGTACTTCGGTGCCTACGCAAGTTCAACTCGCACCGCACGGTCGCGGAAGCGATGACGGACATCTTGTCCACCGTCGGACCGGATTGCGAAGCCGGGGCCGGAGTTCTGTTGCGGCGCTGGGAGGAACTGGTAGAGGAAGGAGATCGTCTGATCTCCGGATCTGACGATGCCGCGCAGGCTGCGAGTGCAAGGTACTCCGACGAGTTGGCTCGTACCGTCATGGCGACCCTGCTCTTCGACCTTGCGGATCACGGCATCCGACACGGTAATGGGTACCGGTCACTGCTGGTGGCGAATTCCTACCTGGCCGGTCTTGTGGGGAAGGTGCCGTCGGCTGCACTCGGCAATCTCGACGTGATCACCGACGGCGGTGACGTCGAGCTGGATGATGCACGTGACGTCGTAGCCGAGTTCCTCTCCGTAGCAGGAGGTCAGCGGTGA
- a CDS encoding MFS transporter, producing the protein MDQHPGQDTNPPEYNTKQARKAGITAFVGTTIEWFDFYIYGTASALVLGPLFFPDASPAVGTLAAFATFAVGFVARPVGGVVFGHFGDKFGRKNAVIITLALMGLGTVGVGLLPTYSQIGIWAPILLVALRVLQGIAMGGEWGGAVLIATEFAPPKKKVLYGAFAQQGSPVGNLLATLAFLGLTLMSDSVFESWGWRLPFLGSAALVIVALYIRLHISETPEMKKAVAAQERTRMPLVEVLRSHPVELALGVGAVVAGVAITYVKTTFALSWATTDLGFERSDFLLVITVALVAQALVQPFGAVLATRIDPSKAVRWMLLPEIVLLPLMFVLVQTGSVPLAILGMVLATAPHAMYYAALAGILAQVFPTNVRYTGISLSYQLSTAIFAGTAPMVSQYLLTRTNSIWPVVALGLVYVVLSLVCMTALLRRSALHGQGLESTSSSNMTDASTLKGVDH; encoded by the coding sequence GTGGATCAACACCCAGGTCAAGACACCAATCCGCCTGAATACAACACCAAACAGGCACGCAAGGCCGGAATCACGGCGTTTGTCGGAACGACCATCGAATGGTTCGACTTCTACATCTACGGAACCGCATCCGCCTTGGTGCTCGGCCCGCTGTTCTTCCCGGATGCGTCGCCGGCGGTGGGGACACTCGCAGCCTTCGCGACTTTTGCCGTGGGATTCGTGGCTCGTCCGGTCGGCGGAGTGGTGTTCGGTCATTTCGGAGACAAGTTCGGTCGCAAGAACGCCGTGATCATCACCCTCGCGCTCATGGGCTTGGGAACTGTCGGTGTCGGCCTCCTCCCTACGTACTCCCAGATCGGGATCTGGGCGCCGATACTGCTTGTGGCACTGCGTGTTCTCCAGGGCATCGCCATGGGCGGCGAATGGGGTGGCGCCGTATTGATCGCCACCGAGTTCGCTCCCCCGAAGAAAAAGGTGCTCTACGGTGCGTTTGCGCAGCAGGGTTCACCGGTCGGCAACCTGCTCGCGACGCTGGCCTTCCTCGGCCTGACGTTGATGTCGGATTCCGTGTTCGAGTCGTGGGGTTGGCGTCTGCCGTTCCTCGGATCCGCAGCTTTGGTGATCGTCGCTCTCTACATCCGTCTGCACATCTCCGAGACACCCGAGATGAAGAAGGCTGTTGCGGCACAAGAGCGTACACGGATGCCGCTGGTCGAAGTGTTGCGGTCGCATCCCGTCGAACTTGCCCTCGGCGTCGGCGCTGTGGTTGCCGGTGTTGCCATCACGTACGTCAAGACAACCTTTGCGCTCTCTTGGGCGACAACGGATCTCGGCTTCGAGCGTAGTGACTTCCTCCTCGTGATCACCGTGGCACTGGTAGCCCAGGCGCTCGTACAGCCTTTCGGCGCTGTGCTGGCCACGCGGATCGATCCGTCGAAAGCGGTCCGTTGGATGCTGCTTCCGGAGATCGTGCTCCTACCACTGATGTTCGTGCTGGTTCAGACGGGCTCCGTGCCCTTGGCGATTCTGGGTATGGTCCTCGCGACGGCGCCTCACGCAATGTATTACGCCGCGTTGGCCGGCATCCTGGCGCAGGTTTTCCCCACCAATGTTCGGTATACCGGCATCTCTCTGTCGTACCAATTGTCGACCGCCATTTTTGCCGGAACGGCCCCGATGGTCAGCCAGTATCTGCTGACGCGAACCAACTCGATCTGGCCGGTCGTAGCTCTAGGGCTCGTGTATGTCGTTCTCTCCCTTGTCTGTATGACTGCATTGTTGCGCAGGAGTGCGCTGCACGGGCAAGGGCTGGAGTCGACGAGCTCCTCGAACATGACCGATGCTTCCACCCTGAAAGGCGTTGACCACTGA
- a CDS encoding LysR family transcriptional regulator, with protein MELRQLRAFLAVADELHFGRAAERLHIGQSPLSQTIRGLERELGTDLFVRTTRSVQLTAAGEALVTPARIIEAQIAVVREIASAASTGETGRVTVGFGGTGGYTVLSALTRSLADSHPGIELELRPQMYSGEVLDALRRGALDMGIVGLPIPRGFETHTVREETLMVAVPARHHLGTHDSVSPEDLATERFVMYPAEHGSVVRDATLSVCATAGFTPTIAHEAPDPYSLLAMVGAGVGIAVVVESTAHLSMDGVVYLPIAGATPTLKIAMAWRPNNPTPAVHTVTRVLREQP; from the coding sequence GTGGAACTGCGTCAACTGCGCGCGTTTCTCGCAGTCGCCGACGAACTTCATTTCGGCCGGGCCGCCGAGCGACTCCACATCGGGCAGTCCCCGCTCAGCCAGACCATTCGGGGGCTCGAGCGTGAACTGGGTACCGACCTGTTCGTCCGGACCACCAGATCAGTGCAACTGACAGCCGCCGGCGAAGCCTTGGTCACGCCCGCACGGATCATCGAAGCGCAGATCGCCGTGGTACGAGAAATCGCATCGGCCGCGTCGACTGGCGAGACGGGCCGTGTCACAGTGGGTTTCGGCGGAACAGGCGGCTACACCGTCCTGTCGGCCCTCACACGGTCCTTGGCCGACTCCCATCCGGGAATCGAACTGGAACTACGGCCGCAGATGTACTCGGGTGAGGTGCTCGACGCTCTCCGACGCGGAGCACTGGACATGGGCATAGTCGGCCTGCCCATTCCGCGCGGATTCGAGACTCACACTGTGCGGGAGGAAACCTTGATGGTCGCGGTTCCGGCCAGGCATCACCTCGGTACGCATGACTCGGTGTCACCGGAAGACCTGGCAACCGAGCGATTCGTGATGTATCCCGCCGAGCACGGCTCGGTGGTGCGCGATGCAACGTTGTCCGTTTGCGCCACAGCAGGTTTCACGCCCACCATCGCACACGAAGCCCCCGATCCGTACAGCCTGTTGGCCATGGTCGGAGCGGGGGTCGGGATCGCCGTCGTCGTGGAGTCGACGGCGCATCTGTCCATGGACGGGGTCGTGTACCTGCCGATCGCCGGGGCCACGCCCACGCTGAAAATCGCGATGGCATGGCGACCCAACAATCCGACGCCGGCAGTACACACCGTCACCAGGGTACTGAGGGAGCAGCCTTAG
- a CDS encoding acyl-CoA dehydrogenase family protein — protein sequence MTDISEKTVTHPAPHRTHAVLNQSVPRTDVNEFLLDTVLAEGVARHDADWATSELTDIGELVGSAGFQHDAELANTVIPELKTFDRWGNRIDEVEYHPSYHRIISAAVAHGAHTSAWADPKPGANVARAAAFMLFSQVEPGHACPISMTHAVIPSLELQPDVAALWTPRALSRSYTPELDAPGKASAIFGMSMTEKQGGSDVRANTTIAKPAGRGGPGADYLLTGHKWFCSAPMSDAFLVLAQAEGAAGEGLSCFLLPRILPDGTRNVFRIQRLKNKLGNKSNASSEIELDGTVGTMIGEPGRGVRTIIEMVSQTRLDCILGSTAGMRQSVAEAVWHARHRSAFGAVLADQPAMTSVLADLALESEAATITALRLARAQDEDADEQEKAFRRLATAVAKYWICKRGPHHSYEALECLGGNGYTEDFPLARRYREQPVMAVWEGSGNVIALDVLRAMTREPDSVAAFDHEINLARGNNPVLDQHLDRVRRQLGELATMAPADAQLHARTVVEAMALALQASLMVRHSPAASSDAFIAARLGADRGHEYGTLPVGTDFAGVLARA from the coding sequence ATGACTGATATTTCCGAGAAGACCGTCACCCACCCGGCTCCGCATCGCACCCATGCAGTGCTCAACCAGTCGGTACCGCGCACGGACGTCAACGAGTTCCTGCTCGATACGGTCCTGGCCGAAGGCGTCGCGCGTCACGACGCCGATTGGGCCACAAGCGAACTCACCGATATTGGTGAACTGGTTGGCAGTGCTGGATTCCAGCACGACGCCGAGCTGGCCAACACGGTGATCCCCGAATTGAAGACCTTCGATCGCTGGGGAAACCGCATCGACGAGGTCGAATACCATCCGTCGTATCACCGGATCATCTCTGCTGCCGTTGCGCACGGTGCTCACACCTCTGCCTGGGCTGACCCGAAGCCGGGTGCCAACGTGGCTCGGGCCGCGGCATTCATGCTGTTCTCCCAGGTCGAACCGGGCCACGCGTGCCCGATCTCCATGACGCACGCCGTGATCCCCTCGCTCGAGCTGCAACCGGACGTGGCCGCTCTCTGGACGCCGCGAGCCCTTTCTCGGAGTTACACCCCCGAGTTGGATGCTCCCGGAAAGGCATCCGCGATATTCGGAATGTCGATGACGGAAAAGCAGGGCGGCTCCGACGTGCGAGCCAACACGACCATCGCCAAGCCGGCCGGACGTGGCGGTCCGGGTGCGGACTACCTGCTCACCGGACACAAGTGGTTCTGCTCCGCGCCGATGTCCGACGCGTTCCTGGTTCTTGCTCAGGCCGAAGGTGCTGCCGGTGAGGGACTTTCCTGCTTCCTTCTCCCCCGCATCCTGCCCGACGGCACACGCAACGTCTTCCGTATCCAGCGTCTGAAGAACAAGCTGGGCAACAAGTCCAACGCGTCGTCCGAGATCGAACTCGACGGCACCGTCGGCACCATGATCGGCGAACCGGGTCGTGGCGTGCGGACCATCATCGAAATGGTGTCCCAGACGCGACTCGACTGCATCCTCGGCAGCACGGCAGGTATGCGTCAGTCGGTCGCCGAAGCGGTGTGGCATGCACGGCACCGCAGCGCTTTCGGTGCCGTCCTGGCAGATCAGCCGGCGATGACCTCGGTGCTTGCCGATCTGGCTCTCGAATCCGAAGCCGCCACCATCACCGCACTGCGATTGGCTCGCGCGCAGGACGAGGACGCGGACGAGCAGGAAAAGGCGTTCCGCCGACTCGCGACGGCTGTTGCGAAGTACTGGATCTGCAAGCGCGGCCCGCACCACTCCTACGAAGCCCTCGAGTGCCTGGGCGGCAACGGTTACACCGAGGACTTCCCGCTTGCCCGTCGCTACCGTGAGCAGCCCGTCATGGCCGTGTGGGAGGGGTCGGGCAACGTCATCGCGCTCGACGTCCTGCGCGCGATGACCCGTGAACCCGACTCCGTTGCCGCCTTCGACCACGAGATCAACCTCGCCCGCGGCAACAACCCGGTCCTCGATCAGCACCTCGATCGGGTACGACGCCAACTCGGTGAGCTCGCCACGATGGCACCTGCCGACGCTCAACTCCACGCTCGGACCGTCGTCGAGGCTATGGCGTTGGCACTGCAGGCTTCGCTCATGGTGCGCCACTCCCCGGCCGCCTCGTCCGATGCGTTCATTGCCGCTCGCCTCGGCGCCGACCGTGGTCACGAGTACGGAACTCTGCCTGTGGGAACAGATTTCGCCGGAGTTCTCGCGAGAGCCTAA